From the genome of Pseudomonas helvetica:
CTTGCCAAAAACAGTGCTGCCAGCGGTAAGCGTGCGGGTCAACCACCACACTAGGTGACGCCAGACCGCCGGCTTGCGCCCGGGACGCGGGGTCCGGTACGTCGCGTTCGCCATCGATGTTGTAGCGATAGCGGGTGCCGGCCGGGCAACGGGTCTCGATCACGAACCAGCCGTCCGCCTGGGGCAACATCGGCAGTGATTGCCCGTCTTCCAGCTCGACACTCACATAAAACGCATCGGGCGCCCACAGGGCGAACCGGGTGTGTTCGGCATCCAGCATGACGGCGCCGTGGGGCCAGGTTTCCGGAGTCCGTAACGGCATTCAAGAATCCCTCTCACTGCTTGACCGACTGACCCAACGCCTTGGCGACCAGTTGTTCATAGAGTTCAGCGTAGGGTTCGACCGCTTTGCACCAATTGAATGGCGCAGCCATGGCCCGGCAACGCATGGCGTTCAACAGGGGCGGGTGGGCGAACACCTTGAACGCCCGGCTCAAGGCTTCTTCGTAGCTGGCAACCGTCGACTCGTCGAAGAGAAAACCGGTGACGCCATTGTCGATGGTGTCGGCCAGACCGCCGGTGTTGCGCGCGACCGGCAACGAGCCGAAACGTTGCGCATACATCTGGCTCAAGCCGCATGGTTCATAGCGTGAAGGCATCAACAGGAAATCACTGCCGGCGAACATCCGTCGCGCATCGGTTTCGTTAAACCCGATGCGTACACCGATCTGCCCCGGAAAACGCAGGGCGAGGGCGCGCATGGCTTGTTCTTCTTCCGGTTCGCCACGGCCGATGATCGCGATTTGCCCACCCGAAGAGACGATGAACTCGGACACGGCTTCAGTCAGGTCCAGGCCTTTTTGGTAGACCAGTCGCGAAACCACGGCGAACAGCGGACCCTTGGAGTCCTTCAGGCCGAACAGTTTGCGCACGTGGGCGGCATTCACCGCTTTGCCGTCCCAGTCGCCGATGCTGAACGGGCAAAACAGGTGGGGGTCGGTCGCCGCATCCCAACTTTCGTCGATGCCATTCGGGATGCCGCTGAGCAGGCCTTGCTGGGTCTTGCTGGCAAGGAAACCGTCGAGACCGCAGCCGAAGGCCGGAGTGGTGATTTCCTGGGCGTAGGTCGCGCTGACGGTGGTGATATGACTCGAATAGGCCATGCCTGCCTTGAGAAACGACAGTTTGCCGTAGAACTCCATGCCTTCCTGTTGCAGGGCATGTTCGGGAATACCCAGCTCGGGGCAAGAGGCGAGGCTGACTACGCCTTGGTAAGCCAGGTTATGAATGGTGAACAGGGTCGGCGTGCGCTGACCACGCCAGTGCATGTAGGCCGGGGCCAGGCCGGCAGGCCAGTCGTGAGCATGCACCAGATCCGGGCGCCAGTGGATGTGTGCCAGGTTGGCGGCGAGGTCGGCGGCAGCCAGGCCCAGGCGGGCAAAACGGATGTGGTTGTCCGGCCAGTCGCGGCCATTGTTGGCGCCGTAGGGCGAGCCCTCGCGTTCGTACAGTTCGGGGCAGATCAGGACGTAGATGACCAGCCCGTCCGGCATGTCCATGCGGCCGATCTTGCAGGGGGGCAATGCGGCGTGTCCGCCCAGTTCGCCGATGATATGGATCGGGTTTTCGCTGTGCATCACTTGCGGATAACCGGGAATCAGTACCCGGACATCGTGCAGATGGGCCATGGCTCGGGGCAATGCGGCAGAAACGTCACCCAGGCCACCGGTTTTCACCAGGTCGGCGATTTCCGAGGTGACAAACAACACTTTCTTCTTGTTTGGATTCTGACGTGGAGCGGGCAGTACCGTTTTTGCACCCGGGGCAAGAACCGACATCGAGGTCGGCTCGCCGATTTGCTGGTGAGAACGCTCTCCCTGGATTTCTAAAGCGGCACCGTTCATGTGTTTCTCCCGTTTTATTGATCTGTTTCAGGCATCTCACCCCATGATGCAGGCGGCCAGTTCCTGTGGCCGGGCGCAAAAGCGCTACGCAAGGAGCAGCAAACGCTGGTCGATGCGCTGAATCTCAAAGGCTGTAGTGGTCGTTGCAAGGATTGCACCAGTCGCTGCGGCCCCACCTTTAACCTGACCTGTTGCTTCGGCAGAAAGTTTCGATTTTTTCCCCACAAAATGACCGGCCGGTTTCCAGTCACGAAATGGAGTCTAGGTCAGAACTTAGAGCGGGGTGTGTGACGTTTTGAAATTGTTCGACAATCGGTCTGACGTCACGATTTCCGCGCTCAATCAGCCGCGCCCGCACCGACGAAGTGCAGGTTCTGTCGCCGCCGGGGCACAAAAAAGGGGAGAGAGTTGCCAGAGAGTGGGGCGTGGCAAAGCGCCGTTCGCACTCTATTGGTGCGTGCAACTTGCAAAAGCAGACACCACCAACCCTGTAGCAGCTGCCGAACGCAGGCTACGCCAGCTGCTACAGAGTGTGTGTCAGGACGGTGTGGCCTAATTCAACAGCCGGATCGAATGGCCAGTTGTCCAGGCTTGAATATCTTCAATCATCTGTGAAAAGAACAGCCGGTAGTTTTGCTCGCTGACATAGCCGACATGCGGTGTGGCCAGCACGTTGGGCAATGTCCGAAATGGATGCTCGACGGCTAATGGCTCGCGCTCGAAGACATCCAGCGCCGCGCCCTTCAGGCGGTTCTGTTCAAGGGCCTGGATCAATGCGGCTTCATCGACGATCGGCCCGCGCGCGGTATTGATCAGCAACGCTGATGGTTTCATCCAGCCAAGTGCCTGTTCATCGACCAGGCCCCGGCTGCGCTCGCTGAGCACCAGATGGATCGACAGCACATCGGCTTGCTCGAACAGCTCGCGCTTGCTGACAAAAGTAACCCCGGCTTCGGCTGCGCGCTCGACGGTGAGGTTTTCGCTCCAGGCGATAACGCGCATTCCGAACACCTGACCGAACTCGGCGATCCGTTTGCCAATGCTGCCCAGGCCCAGAATACCCAGGGTCTTGCCATACAGGTCGCCACCCAGGCCTTGTTGCCAGTGACCGGCACGCAGGGCGTTGGCTTCTGCAAGCAGATTGCGGGTCAGGGCCATGATCAGCGTCCAGGTCAATTCGGGCGCCGCCTGTTTGTAGCTGTCGGTCCCGCAAACCTGAATCCCCAACGCCGCGGCGGCCTTGAGGTCGATGGCGGCATTGCGCATGCCTCCGGTGACCAGCAATTTGAGTTTGGGCAGGCTACGCAGGAGTGCTTCGTCGAACAGCGTGCGCTCGCGCATCACGCAAATCACCTCGAAGGACTGCAATCGGTCGCTCAGTGTGGCGTGGTCGGCAGGGTAGTCATGCAAAAAGCTGACTTTGCCGATACCGTCCAGCACCGACCAATCCACCACATGACGGGCCACGCCCTGCCAGTCATCGATCACCGCAATCTGCACAGTCATGAGCATTGTCTCTTCAAAGGGGGGGGCGTGGGTTTAACCGTTGGCTGAGGCTGTAACGTCGTGATTATGGCGACATTAACAACGTGGCAGCACCAGGGGCTCAAGGCATCCAGCCCAGTGTCGCCAGCGCCAGCACACCATAACGCGCGCCTTTGGCAAAGGTCACGATCAGCAAAAAACGCCCCACGGGTTCTCGCATCACGCCGGCCACCAGTGTCAGCGGGTCGCCAATGATCGGCACCCAGCTCAGCAGCAGTGACCAATGGCCATAACGTTGATAGTGAGTGCGGGCTTTTTCCAGATGAGCAGGGCTGACCGGAAACCAGCGACGCTCCCTGAAGCGCTCGACGCTGCGTCCCAGCCACCAGTTCAGCAACGAACCCAGCACGTTGCCGAGCGTGGCGACGGCGAGCAGCCACCACAATCCATGCTTGCCGTTGAGCAGCAATCCCACCAGCACGGCCTCGGACTGCAACGGTAACAACGTCGCGGCACCGAATGCCGCGATGAACAGCCCGAGATAGCCAGCGAGCATTACCGGGCCGGGTAGTCGGCGATCACTTTATCGGTGCCATTTTTAGTCAACCCAATGACCTGATAAGCATCGGCCATGCCGTCCATTTCCATGCCTGGCGAGCCCATGGGCATACCCGGCGCAGCCGCGCCAAGCAGGTCGGATTGACTCAACGCCAGTACCTGTTCGGCGGGGACATGGCCTTCGACGAATTTGCCGTTGATCACCGCGGTGTGGCACGACGCCAGTCGCGGCGGGACGCCGAGGCGCTGCTTGACTTCGCTCATGTTGGTTTCAACGTGATCGTTGACCTTGAAGCCATTGGCTTCAAGGTGCGCGATCCACTTTTTGCAGCAACCGCAATTGGCATCGCGGTGGACATCAATCGGAATCAGCTCGGCGGCCTGGGCCAGGGAGCTGATGAACAGGGCGCCAAGGGCGGCCAGACGCAGCGTGGTTTTCATCGGTTATCTCTCGTTGATCATTTCACGCCGCGCATTTTGACCGTTTTCGCCGATGAAAAAGAGTGCTTA
Proteins encoded in this window:
- a CDS encoding DUF411 domain-containing protein — translated: MKTTLRLAALGALFISSLAQAAELIPIDVHRDANCGCCKKWIAHLEANGFKVNDHVETNMSEVKQRLGVPPRLASCHTAVINGKFVEGHVPAEQVLALSQSDLLGAAAPGMPMGSPGMEMDGMADAYQVIGLTKNGTDKVIADYPAR
- a CDS encoding D-2-hydroxyacid dehydrogenase family protein, whose product is MTVQIAVIDDWQGVARHVVDWSVLDGIGKVSFLHDYPADHATLSDRLQSFEVICVMRERTLFDEALLRSLPKLKLLVTGGMRNAAIDLKAAAALGIQVCGTDSYKQAAPELTWTLIMALTRNLLAEANALRAGHWQQGLGGDLYGKTLGILGLGSIGKRIAEFGQVFGMRVIAWSENLTVERAAEAGVTFVSKRELFEQADVLSIHLVLSERSRGLVDEQALGWMKPSALLINTARGPIVDEAALIQALEQNRLKGAALDVFEREPLAVEHPFRTLPNVLATPHVGYVSEQNYRLFFSQMIEDIQAWTTGHSIRLLN
- a CDS encoding YqaA family protein, which encodes MLAGYLGLFIAAFGAATLLPLQSEAVLVGLLLNGKHGLWWLLAVATLGNVLGSLLNWWLGRSVERFRERRWFPVSPAHLEKARTHYQRYGHWSLLLSWVPIIGDPLTLVAGVMREPVGRFLLIVTFAKGARYGVLALATLGWMP
- the glgA gene encoding glycogen synthase GlgA → MNGAALEIQGERSHQQIGEPTSMSVLAPGAKTVLPAPRQNPNKKKVLFVTSEIADLVKTGGLGDVSAALPRAMAHLHDVRVLIPGYPQVMHSENPIHIIGELGGHAALPPCKIGRMDMPDGLVIYVLICPELYEREGSPYGANNGRDWPDNHIRFARLGLAAADLAANLAHIHWRPDLVHAHDWPAGLAPAYMHWRGQRTPTLFTIHNLAYQGVVSLASCPELGIPEHALQQEGMEFYGKLSFLKAGMAYSSHITTVSATYAQEITTPAFGCGLDGFLASKTQQGLLSGIPNGIDESWDAATDPHLFCPFSIGDWDGKAVNAAHVRKLFGLKDSKGPLFAVVSRLVYQKGLDLTEAVSEFIVSSGGQIAIIGRGEPEEEQAMRALALRFPGQIGVRIGFNETDARRMFAGSDFLLMPSRYEPCGLSQMYAQRFGSLPVARNTGGLADTIDNGVTGFLFDESTVASYEEALSRAFKVFAHPPLLNAMRCRAMAAPFNWCKAVEPYAELYEQLVAKALGQSVKQ